The following are from one region of the Ornithorhynchus anatinus isolate Pmale09 chromosome X1, mOrnAna1.pri.v4, whole genome shotgun sequence genome:
- the IP6K2 gene encoding inositol hexakisphosphate kinase 2, with amino-acid sequence MSPAFGAMEVEHYANGVLLEPFVHQVGGHSCVLRFNDKTICKPLIQREHQFYETLPGEMRKFTPQYKGVVSVSFEEDEVGNLCLIAYPLKGDHGKLDSIDNSDCEPKNKLLRWTNKKTLLLENEKITKEWVRQHRKEEKMKSHKLEEFEWLKKSEVLYYSVEKKGTISSQFKHHNPWSMQCHQQQLQRMKENAKHRNQYKFILLENLTSRYEVPCVLDLKMGTRQHGDDASEEKKANQIRKCQQSTSAVIGVRVCGMQVYQMGSGQLMFMNKYHGRKLSVQGFKEALYQFFHNGKHLRRELFEPVIKKLTELKSVLETQESYRFYSSSLLIIYDGKELQEVAVDSDLEDLSEESSDESAGAFAYKPRASTVDIRMIDFAHTTCKYYGEDSVVHEGQDTGYIFGLQSLIDIITEISDENGE; translated from the exons ATGAGCCCAGCATTTGGAGCCATGGAAGTGGAGCATTATGCAAATGGGGTCCTGCTCGAACCTTTTGTCCATCAGGTTGGGGGTCACTCCTGTGTCCTCCGGTTTAATGACAAAACCATCTGTAAGCCCCTCATCCAGAGGGAACACCAGTTCTATGAGACTCTCCCAGGAGAAATGCGTAAATTTACTCCCCAGTATAAAG GTGTGGTATCAGTAAGCTTTGAAGAGGATGAAGTTGGAAATTTGTGTTTAATAGCATATCCATTAAAAGGGGACCATGGTAAATTGGACAGTATAGATAATTCAGACTGCGAACCCAAAAATAAGCTATTGAGGTGGACTAACAAAAAGACTCTCTTATTAGAAAATGAAAAGATCACCAAGGAGTGGGTCCGACAAcacagaaaagaggagaaaatgaaaag TCATAAATTAGAAGAATTTGAGTGGCTAAAGAAATCTGAAGTTTTATACTACAGCGTAGAAAAAAAGGGGACTATAAGTTCACAGTTTAAACATCACAATCCTTGGAGTATGCAGTGTCACCAGCAGCAGTTACAGCGAATGAAGGAAAATGCAAAGCATCGAAACCAATATA AATTTATCTTACTGGAAAATTTAACCTCTCGATATGAGGTGCCCTGTGTCCTGGACCTAAAGATGGGGACCCGGCAACACGGAGATGATgcctctgaggaaaaaaaagcaaatcagATACGGAAGTGCCAGCAGAGCACTTCTGCAGTTATTGGGGTCCGAGTTTGTGGCATGCAG GTATACCAGATGGGCAGTGGCCAGCTAATGTTCATGAACAAGTACCATGGGAGGAAACTTTCAGTTCAAGGTTTTAAAGAAGCACTTTATCAGTTCTTTCATAATGGCAAGCATCTTCGTCGAGAACTCTTTGAACCTGTTATTAAAAAATTGACTGAATTAAAGTCAGTATTAGAAACCCAGGAATCCTACCGCTTCTATTCAAGCTCTCTTCTCATCATTTATGATGGCAAAGAGTTGCAGGAGGTTGCTGTGGATTCAGATCTTGAGGACCTGTCAGAAGAGTCATCAGATGAATCAGCAGGTGCATTTGCCTACAAGCCTCGGGCTAGCACCGTGGACATTCGTATGATAGACTTCGCTCATACGACTTGTAAATACTATGGGGAAGATAGTGTTGTACATGAGGGTCAAGATACAGGTTACATTTTTGGGCTCCAGAGCTTAATAGATATTATTACAGAAATAAGTGATGAGAATGGGGAATAA